GAAACCACGCTGTATTCAGAACTCAGAGCATCAGTCAAGCACGTTTAAACACATGATGAGCATCGCATGCCGACagcatctgcactatacattgaaagcagtatcataccccTTTAAATGGACACGGTTtttcccaaggaatcctgggaattgtagtttgttaaaacaATCTGGGAATCGGGgccagcctgcccatgaggcaaACTGAAACAGACACCTTGGGGTGCCAACCCAAAAGGGAACACAGCGGCTTCCGTCGAGATCTCATGGAACTCTCGCAATCTTGCTGGTTTCGGTGGAGAGGAGCAGCACCTTCCCGTTTTGCTTCGGGCTGGGCCACCCCACCTCTGCGAGGGGACTAGGAGCCTCCAAACAACTCACAGCACCCATaagaaaccacagttcccagaattcttttgtatGGGGACCCTGGCTGTTTAAcgtggtataaaggtaaaggtaaaaggacccctgaccgttaggtccagtcatgaccgactcgggggttgcggcgctcatgtcgctttattggccgagggagccggtgtacagcttccaggtcatgtggccagcatgacaaagccgcttctggcgaaccagagcagcacacggaaacgccgtttaccttcccgccggagcggtacctatttatctacttgcactttgacgtgctttcgaactgctaggttggcaggagcagggaccgagcaacaggagctcaccccgtcgcggggatttgaaccgccgaccttctgattggcaagccctaggctctgtggtttaacccacagcgccacccgcatccccttaaAGTGGTATGGCACTGCTTCAAATGTATCATGCAGATGGGGCCCAAGGCTGATCCCGCAAGGTAGACTAGTCTGAGCAGAAGTGACTGGTCCAACATTTGGGCGCCACATTTTTCAGAAattcggggtggggtggaaatataGGGCCCTCAAAGACTATATGGGAAGGATTTATTCTGCTCCGCTGACTCGAGGGAGAGGAGGGGCCAGTTGCTTCCAAACATAGGTGCTAAACTCACCTCTCCTCTTCTTTACGTAGATGTAAACTGCCACGAGGAGCAAGACAGCGAGGAGGAGGATGCTCACCCCGGCAACCAATGGGATGGTTTTGGGAGGTGGTGACGAATCTAGATGAACGTAGCGGTGTAAGACAGAAAGTTAGGACCAGAAAATAATTGACCTTGAAAATCAAACTTCCTTGGTGGTGGgcaatgcagggggtgggggtggggacagagtCCAACACAAGAACAACTTCTTcatttggactctccttccttagagaggcttttaagcagaggttgcatgatcatctgtcatggatgctttagttgagattcctgcactgcagggggttggactagatggcccttgggggttccaactacaattctatgatttatggAAGGAATGGCTAGCCACTCTTTTTTTTGGACCAAGGGTTAGAGTtaaccctggacagttaagtccagccccttcatggatcaatgccttgtcgtggcgaaggggcttgaataactcagagaagctatgagctatgccatgcagggccacccaagatggacaggtcatagtggagagttttgactaaacgtgatccacctggagaaggaactggcaagccactccagtatccctgccaagaaaactccatggacaaagacaacaggcatataaaagttatgacgctggaagatgagcccctcaggtcggaaggcgtccaacatgctactgaggaagagcggaggacaagtacaagtagattcagagctgatgaagcggctgggccaaagccgaaaggatgctcagttgcggatatgcctggaagcgaaaggaaagtccgatgctgtaaagaaaaatattgcataggaacctggaatgtaagaaccatgagtggaggtaagctggatgtggtcaaaaatgagatgacaagaataaatatcgacatcctgggcatcagtgaactaaaatggaagggaatgggcgaattcagttcgggtgactatcatatctactactgtgggcaagaatcctgtagcagaaatggagtggccctcatagtcaacaaaagagtggcaaaagctgtaatgggatgcaatctcaaaaatgacagaatgatctcgatacgaatccaaggcagaccttttaacatcacagtaatccaagtttatgcaccaactaccggtgctgaagaaagtgaaattgaccaattctatgaagacctacaacaccttctagaaatgacaccaaagaaggatgttcttctcattacaggggattggaatgctaaagtagggaatcaagagataaaaggaacaactggcaagtttggccttggagttcaaaatgaagcagggcaaaggctaatagagttctgtcaagagaacaagctggtcatcacaaacactctcttccaacaacacaagagacgactctacacatggatatcaccaaatgggcagtatcgaaatcagattgattatattctctgcagccaaagatggagaagctctatacagtcagcaaaaacaagacctggagctgactgtaactcagatcatcagcttcttatagcaaaattccagcttaaactgaagaaaataggaaaaaccactgggccagtaagatacaatctgaatcaaatcccttatgaatacacagtggaagtgaggaacaggtttaaggatttagatttggtggacagagtgcctgaagaactatggatggaggctcgtaacattatacaggaggcagcaacgaaaaccatcccaaggaaaaggaaatgcaagaaagcaaaatggctatccaacgaggccttacaaatagcggaggagaggaggcaagcaaaatgcaagggagatagggaaagatacaggaaactgaatgcagatttccaaaaaacagcaaggagagacaagagggtcttcttaaatgagcaatgcaaagaaatagaggaaaacaatagaatggggaaaaccagagatctgttcaagaaaattggagatatgaaaggaacatttcgtacaaagattaccataatcaaggacaaaagtggtaaggacctaacagaagcagaagacatcaagaagaggtggcaagaatacacagaagaattataccagaaagatatggaggtctcatacaccccaggtagtgtggttgctgaccttgagccagacatcttggagagtgaagtcaaatgggccttagaaagcactgctaataacaaggccagtggaagtgatgatattccagctgaactatttaaaattttaaaagatgatgctgttaaggtgctacacccaatatgccagcaagtttggaaaactcagcaatggccagaggattggagaagatcagtctacatcccaattccaaagaagggcagtgccaaagaatgctccaactaccgcacaattgcgctcatttcacacgctagcaaggttatgcttaaaattctacaaggcaggcttaggcagtatgtggaccgagaactcccagaagtgcaagctggatttcgaaagggcagaggaaccagagaccaaatagcaaacatgcgctggattatggagaaagctagagagttccagaaaaacgtctacttctgcttcattgactatgcaaaagccttcgactgtgtcgaccacagcaaactatggcaagttcttaaagaaatgggagtgcctgatcacctcatctgtctcctgagaaatctctatgtgggacaagaagctacagttagaactggatatggaacaactgattggttcaaaattgggaaaggagtacgacaaggttgtatattgtctccctgcttatttaacttatatgcagaattcatcatgcgaaaggctggactagatgaatcccaaaccggaattaagattgccggaagaaatatcaacaacctcagatatgcagatgacacaaccttgatggcagaaagcgaggaggaattaaagaaccttttaatgagggtgaaagaggagagcgcaaaatatggtctgaagctcaacatcaaaaaaaccaagatcatggccactggtcccatcacctcctggcaaatagaaggggaagaaatggaggcagtgagagattttactttcttgggttccttgatcactgcagatggtgacagcagtcacgaaattaaaagacgcctgcttcttgggagaaaagcaatgacaaacctagacagcatcttaaaaagcagagacatcactttgccgacaaaggtccgtatagttaaagctatggttttcccagtagtgatgtatggaagtgagagctggaccataaagaaggctgatcgtcgaagaattgatgcttttgaattatggtgctggaggagactcttgagagtcccatggactgctagaagatcaaacctatccattcttaaggaaatcagccctgagtgctcccttgaaggacagatcgtgaagctgaggctccaatactttggccacctcatgagaagagaagaatccttggaaaagaccctgattttgggaaagattgagggcactaggagaaggggacgacagaggacaagatggttggacagtgttctcgaagctacgaacatgagtttgaccaaactgcgggaggcagtggaagacagaagtgcctggcgtgctatggtccatggggtcacgaagagtcggacacgactaaacgactaaacaacaacaacaacaagttaagtccagtcaaaggtgattttggggtgcagtgctcatctaacttttcaggctgagggagctggtgtttttcGACTGacattttttccgggtcatgtggccagcatgactaaaccgcttccggtgcaacaggacactgtgatggaagccagagtgcatggaaacactgtttaccttcctaccaccatggtacctatttgtctccttgcactggtgtgctttcaaactcctaggttggcagaagctgggacagagcaacgggagctcaccccgttgtggggattcaaaccactgagtttgcgattggcaagcccaagaggctcagtgccacccatgagagccagtgtggtgtagtggttaagagtggtggactcgtaatctggggaaccgggttcacgtctccgctcctccacatgcagctgctgggtgaccttgggctagtcacacttctctgaagtctctcagcctcactcacctcacagagtgtttgttgtgggggaggaaggcaaaggagaatgttagccgctttgagactccttcgggtagtgataaagtgggatatcaaatccatgtCAATGTAGGCATGGGCAAATTCCAACAGAGTGCATGGCCAAGTTGTTGTCAAAGGGGCATATTTTGTGGGTCTTAGGTGGGTGGGGCATCTTAGAACCTTTTGGCATCTTAGAATTACTCACATCAGTAGACCTACAGGGGTGGTCagggaagcattttttaaaataataattaacattTGGAGGGATGAGGTTTTCGGAAGGCCATAATAGACTCTTAGGCACACAGGAAGCTGGTCTCTCTAGCCATTGgtctctctagctcagtattgtcaatacTAGGGACTGAgagcctgcagccctccagagatTAGTGGTCTTCAACTTCCTTCAACCCTGGCTACCGCTTAtgtttgctgaggctgatgggagttgtagttcggcagcatctggagggcaaagagtGCTCCACTTCTCAcacacactggctggcagtgactctccagggtctcagacgaAGGTCTTTTGCACCCCTgctacaacaaaacatgtctctcccacatcggtAACTCTCCAATAGTTTGACTTTGACACAGAAGGAGCAtgccttccattgtctcccgagacagatggatggcaacaacaacaggaaCTTCCAAGttcctggggcaacccagccagataggtggggtataaataataaagtaataataataactattattattattattactactactactactacttcacaAAAGTTACCCAAAGCTACTTACAAGCACCACCATgctctccgaaaataagacaccgtcttatatttatttttcctcaaaaaacacactatggcttattttcagggggtgtcttattttttcctcctcctcctgcagcggccagcattgctgctgcgcctatcactatgtcttattttcggggtatggcttatattccttgaacgcttaaaaatcctgttatcacttattttatgactacgtcttaaaataggggaaacagggtatcaaAACACTAAAGCCAATTGCAAGAAACACAACCATTAAAAATCTCGAAAACACATCTCTACAAATGCAAAATGGGTCTAACAAATCCTgcagcactaaaaaaaaaaagtccacaaGTACTTGATTCCTTCCACTTCAGGGCCAAAAGCCCAGGTAAAAAGGCAGAgcactccacaaatggggagccacactgaaaaggccccttctAACATTGGCACTCCCGTGAtggaggcacacagagaagggcttcGCCTGTCAGCCCCAAGTTCCCTATATTTTCTTGCTACACTGAggctcaccaacctggtgccctccacacaATTCCCAAATATATCGGGGGCACTAAGatattgatggtggtggtggtggtggtggtgttccaAATAGAGGGAAACGGCAAATAGAGGGAAACGGCAAAGAGCCACTCTCTGTGAGTCAGCATGGTGGTGGTTGATGGGGCTCCTTTTGTTGTCTGCTCTTTTAGATGCCACTGCCATCATGCCATGACCCATGGactccattttgtgactggtgtccACAGAACTTTATCAGAAATCCTGATGTGCCCACTGGGCTCAAAAGACTAAACACCCCTGTCCGATCATATGGTGAGAATGAATTTGGCCACTGCTGGGATGCAGGGACTATATTGGGAGGTGGGGAGCCCTGGAGAACTCAAAAAACCTGTAGCTGGACTTGACCACCACACTAATCCAAGGTGGCTCTAAGgcaatgaaatttttaaaaaagaaagaaattccatTAGTCTTCCACCACTCACCTGTCACAACCACCTCAGTTCCACTCCCAAGTAATATGATGTCTTCTCTTCCAGATTGTGACTTTACCTTCCCACAGTAATAAATACCAGCATCCTCCCAGGTAACATTACGGATGACAACGGTGAAATCTTCATTGGAATTTTCATTATTTCTTGTTACTCTCTCAAAACGTCCAGCACCTGCATAGATAACCTTCTTTGTGGGACCTTCTCTCAGGAACCACCTCACAGGTCCTGGCGGACCCTTCCCAGTCACCCGGCATTCCAGTGTAAGATCCTCTCCGATTTGTACTGAGATAGGATCCTTTGGCTGGTACACCTGTAACGGCGGCTCCTCAGCACCTGAAAAGAAAGACACTCGGCAGTCTGTTGTGACAGCTCATCCTCCTAACAACCTTTTTGACCCTTTGATTTTGTGGGAGCAATTACTCTTCAGCTGTGGTCAACAACCACTGCTGCTCTGTGGTGGACGTTCCCTGGAGCGAGCCCAGGCTGAAAATAACCAAGGAAGGAAAAGGCTAGCCAACATGAAATTCAGGCACTGCATTCTTCCCCTTGATGCTGgtgttgcgtgtttagacctttaaagctcccccttaaataaattcagacaagaattTATCTGAattgcaatggattcaaactacaagaaagaagattccacctaaacattaggaagaacttcctgacagtaagagctgttcagcagtggaatttgctgccaaggagtgtggtggagtctccttctttggaggtctttaagcagaggtttgacagccatctgtcaggaatgctttgatggtgtttcctgcttggcagggggttggactggatggcccttgtggtctcttccaactctatgattctatgattctaagactcaaattttggttttgtttttgggagaatttaggccacaactttattgattacatcaggtgagtggttgcataggctctggttcgactagctctctgcaccgttgcaggtagcactgacccagggcaccaccataggtcagcctagggtgaacacctggaatggcagaaagctgagggcttgctatgtccaccacccagatgtccccctggactcagacacgggcagaacccctcgcagggttgaccaaaccattgagtccctggattcctttaatggaataccccttcacatagggatggcgagagcgttcccccatctctatcacctgaaccagagcttaTCCGCCACATGAGCCCCGCGCTTGCCACCTACCACTCAcgcctgtaaccaatcccttaaccctgctgacacggaggtcagccataaatcattcccagtcacagacagatgaaccccagcaagcctgtaaagggacgcattGCGAAAGGAAATGCCCCTGTGATGGATCACCGTCCAGCCCAAGGCcaaaaccttcttggccactgcactcTGGACGCACCTCCTGGCCCTCTCGGTAGCAGCTGGGCAACGACTTCCTCTCCATTCGCGTCACAGCAGCAGTTGTGACCAGAATAGTTtaagtccaggaagagctgcctacAACTCTTCCAGGTCCTCTTGCATGCGGGTCCGCAAGTTTAAGCCAGGAGCTTCCGGCAGGTCGTTCTTGCCCAGCtgcacccatacctgccaagttgctgtcggagaaataagggaccgggctggaagtagcaaaccggaagtagcgctgccgccattttggaactgggcggagcatgctcagaagtgacttttgatgctgctttgcccagttccaaaatggccgccacgccagaagtcgcactgcagccattttggaactgggcagagcagcatcaaaagtcgcttctgagcatgctctgcccagttccaaaatggccgccgcgccagaataaacagctggaaaaacggggatttcccggggaatacgggagacttggcagctatggctgcaccACCATCACTGCAGGCGTGCCTTCCACAGACTCCTTCACCCGCACCATtggaagaagctcctcccaacgcaTTCCACGTCTGGATACCTATTCTTTCCTTCTTGCATCTAACCTTTCTGCTTGGGCAAAGCAGCTTCTAATGAAAACGACTGCAGCTGAGGTGTTGGTGGTTCCTCTTTTGGAGTTGTACATGTCTGAGTTTGTGGGTGAAAAAAGGAACTAGGCCTTTGTAAGAGTCATGCTTGCGTCAGACTTGCAATTTTCTTTGTCTGTAGCACAAGAGGGAGGAATCTTTGCCCTTCCAGATGGTGATGAActataaccagtgctatttttctagaaaaagaggtgctgggactcaccGTGAACaattcccttgttctcttataatgtaaAAGGCGCCCACCTGACAGGTGccggaaacatagctgccaagttttcccttttctcgcgaggaagcctattcagcataagggaaaatccctgtaaaaaagggataacttggcagctatggccggaaatgagttctggcaagttcctgctgaaaaaaagccctgactctAACTTCCActtagccagcaaggccaatggccagacttgatggcagctggagttcagcaacatctggagggccgcaggttgcccCACTCCAGCTATCTCAAGTGGTTAGTAAGAATATAGAACATCTTAGGGAATTGTACGTAGGAGAGAAAAGCCCAGCACAAACCGTTTGGGTGTCTATTTCAGAAACTCAATCTCGGAGGCCTGCTTCTGCACATAGAACAGTCTTCTCGGATGACTGCGCCGTGACAAGTGGTCACTTTCATCTGTGAATGAGCCATCAGAGGTCAAGCCCACACAGACCCAACTGAGGCACTGCCACAAATAATCTGATTGGTGTTTTTCAATGGAGCCAGGAGGTCACACATTCAGCTGGCAGCCAGAGactcatagagttgtagagttcaTTGGATAGTAAGTTC
The genomic region above belongs to Zootoca vivipara chromosome 7, rZooViv1.1, whole genome shotgun sequence and contains:
- the LOC118089484 gene encoding tyrosine-protein phosphatase non-receptor type substrate 1-like, whose amino-acid sequence is MAFKGPLGCLLFSVLMSQFSKGMEGAEEPPLQVYQPKDPISVQIGEDLTLECRVTGKGPPGPVRWFLREGPTKKVIYAGAGRFERVTRNNENSNEDFTVVIRNVTWEDAGIYYCGKVKSQSGREDIILLGSGTEVVVTDSSPPPKTIPLVAGVSILLLAVLLLVAVYIYVKKRRGRNQETSRPEAPTRENTRLPKQGVVNNEIVYADLKDPSGLRRPKQRKTEEHSEYATVRVA